In Massilistercora timonensis, the following are encoded in one genomic region:
- a CDS encoding alpha-glucosidase — protein sequence MERVWWKECVVYQIYPRSFRDSNGDGIGDLNGITEKLDYLKELGVDVIWLSPVYQSPNDDNGYDISDYQAIMKEFGTMEDFDRLLDEMHRRGLRLVMDLVVNHTSGEHPWFLASRSSRDNPYRDYYIWRPARDGKAPNNWGSCFSGSAWEYDRTTDMYYLHLFSRKQPDLNWENPAVRRDVFAMMNWWLDKGVDGFRMDVISLISKDPAFPDGTPGINGYASFNESANGPRVHEYLQEMRREVLDGHDTLTVGECSGVTLEEAKKYARSDGRELNMVFQFEHMDVDADGSNKWTDRRFDLRDLKAILTKWQNGLDTVAWNSLFWENHDQPRSVSRFGDDGLYREASAKMLATCLHFMQGTPYIYQGEELGMTNAPFRNISDFRDLDSINAYYELTGQGVFTKEEMLCRLRKKSRDNARTPFQWSDDANAGFTTGKPWIMVNPNYREINAREQLAREDSVFHYYQKLIRLRKSLPVMVYGSYDLLLPEDPDLYIYTRTLDEEALLVICNFSSKPRAFSLPEGWRPGEMEPVIGNYPDPSADLRPYEAVVYRKSKGKSLCL from the coding sequence ATGGAACGGGTATGGTGGAAGGAATGTGTGGTCTATCAGATCTATCCCCGCAGCTTCAGGGACAGCAACGGAGACGGGATCGGGGATCTGAACGGGATCACGGAAAAACTGGATTATCTGAAGGAACTGGGCGTGGACGTGATCTGGCTCTCGCCGGTCTATCAGTCGCCCAACGATGACAATGGGTACGACATCAGTGACTATCAGGCGATCATGAAGGAGTTCGGGACCATGGAGGACTTTGACCGCCTCCTTGACGAAATGCACCGGCGGGGCCTGCGCCTGGTCATGGATCTGGTGGTGAACCACACTTCCGGCGAGCACCCCTGGTTCCTGGCAAGCCGCAGTTCCCGGGACAACCCATACCGGGACTACTATATCTGGCGGCCCGCCAGAGACGGGAAAGCCCCCAACAACTGGGGTTCCTGCTTCTCCGGCTCTGCCTGGGAATATGACCGGACCACGGATATGTATTATCTCCACCTCTTCTCCCGAAAGCAGCCAGACCTGAACTGGGAAAATCCAGCCGTCCGCCGGGATGTCTTCGCTATGATGAACTGGTGGCTGGACAAGGGCGTGGACGGATTCCGCATGGATGTGATAAGCCTGATCTCCAAGGATCCTGCCTTCCCCGACGGAACTCCAGGGATCAACGGATACGCCAGCTTCAACGAATCTGCCAATGGCCCCCGGGTCCATGAATATCTTCAGGAAATGCGCCGGGAAGTCCTGGACGGCCACGACACCCTGACGGTGGGGGAATGTTCCGGCGTCACCCTGGAGGAAGCCAAAAAATATGCCCGCAGCGATGGGCGGGAGCTGAATATGGTCTTCCAGTTCGAGCACATGGACGTGGACGCCGACGGCTCCAACAAATGGACGGACCGCCGCTTCGATCTGCGTGATCTGAAAGCCATCCTTACCAAATGGCAAAACGGACTGGATACGGTGGCCTGGAACAGCCTGTTCTGGGAAAACCACGACCAGCCCCGGTCTGTCTCCCGGTTTGGCGACGACGGCCTTTACCGGGAGGCTTCCGCGAAAATGCTGGCCACCTGCCTTCACTTCATGCAGGGCACGCCCTATATCTACCAGGGGGAAGAACTGGGCATGACCAACGCGCCTTTCCGGAACATCTCCGACTTCCGGGACCTGGACAGTATCAATGCCTACTACGAGCTCACCGGCCAGGGCGTCTTTACCAAAGAGGAAATGCTCTGCCGCCTGCGAAAGAAAAGCCGGGACAATGCCCGCACGCCATTCCAGTGGAGCGACGACGCTAACGCCGGCTTCACCACCGGGAAGCCCTGGATCATGGTAAATCCCAATTACCGGGAGATCAACGCCAGGGAGCAGCTGGCCCGGGAGGACTCTGTCTTCCATTATTATCAGAAACTAATCCGCCTGCGCAAAAGTCTTCCCGTCATGGTCTACGGAAGCTATGACCTGCTCCTCCCGGAAGATCCGGACCTCTATATCTACACCCGGACCCTGGATGAAGAAGCGTTGCTGGTCATCTGCAATTTCTCCTCAAAGCCCCGCGCCTTTTCCCTTCCGGAAGGCTGGCGCCCGGGAGAAATGGAACCTGTGATCGGCAATTATCCCGATCCTTCCGCCGACCTTCGCCCCTATGAAGCAGTCGTTTATCGCAAAAGTAAAGGAAAATCATTATGTCTGTAA
- the dpaL gene encoding diaminopropionate ammonia-lyase, with the protein MSVNYVHLPHLTPESATPDPFDLACAQAARRFHSSIPEYAPTPLVSLPSLAAKTGVASIHVKDESYRFGLDAFKVLGGSYSIARKLGELLDIPAEDLSYELLTSREIHDKTGTLTFVTATDGNHGRGVAWTASRLGHQSVVYMPKGSAQERLENIRRAGAKAQITDLNYDDAVRLANQKAEENGWIMVQDTAWEGYEDIPRWIMEGYLTLSLEAWEQLNGITPTHLFLQAGVGAFAGSAAGFFSCVPGTKPVITIVEPDKADCLYRTARANDGKLHPVTGDMDSMMAGLCCGEPCTIGWEVLRRKADYFVSMSDDVAALGMRILGNPLGSDPKIISGESGAASMGFVTALLTDKKLENLKNAMGINEHSHILCVSTEGATDRENYQKILTKGPVEL; encoded by the coding sequence ATGTCTGTAAATTATGTACATCTGCCGCACTTAACCCCGGAATCTGCAACCCCGGATCCTTTCGATCTGGCCTGCGCCCAGGCTGCCCGCCGGTTCCACAGCAGTATCCCGGAGTACGCCCCCACGCCCCTTGTAAGCCTCCCTTCTCTGGCGGCTAAAACCGGCGTGGCCTCCATCCATGTGAAGGATGAAAGTTACCGCTTTGGCCTTGACGCCTTCAAAGTCCTGGGCGGCAGCTACTCCATCGCCCGCAAGCTTGGCGAACTGCTGGATATCCCTGCAGAAGACCTCTCCTATGAACTTCTTACCTCCAGGGAGATCCACGACAAGACCGGCACGCTGACCTTTGTCACCGCCACCGACGGCAACCACGGCCGGGGCGTAGCCTGGACCGCCAGCCGGCTGGGACACCAGAGCGTAGTCTACATGCCCAAGGGAAGCGCCCAGGAGCGTCTGGAAAATATCCGCCGGGCGGGAGCAAAGGCCCAGATCACAGATCTCAATTACGATGACGCTGTGCGCCTGGCCAACCAGAAGGCTGAGGAAAACGGCTGGATCATGGTCCAGGACACCGCCTGGGAAGGATATGAAGACATCCCCCGCTGGATCATGGAAGGGTACCTGACCCTGTCCCTGGAAGCCTGGGAGCAGCTTAATGGAATCACTCCTACCCACCTCTTCCTGCAGGCAGGGGTAGGGGCTTTCGCCGGAAGCGCCGCCGGATTCTTCTCCTGTGTCCCGGGAACCAAACCGGTGATCACCATTGTAGAGCCGGACAAAGCCGACTGTCTCTACCGCACCGCCCGGGCAAATGACGGGAAACTTCATCCGGTCACCGGCGACATGGACTCCATGATGGCGGGCCTGTGCTGCGGGGAACCCTGCACCATCGGCTGGGAGGTGCTGCGGCGAAAAGCAGATTACTTTGTCTCCATGTCCGACGATGTAGCCGCCCTGGGTATGCGCATACTGGGAAATCCCCTTGGCAGTGATCCAAAGATCATCTCCGGCGAGAGCGGCGCCGCTTCCATGGGATTTGTCACCGCCCTCCTGACGGATAAGAAATTAGAAAATCTGAAAAACGCCATGGGGATCAATGAGCATTCCCACATCCTGTGCGTCTCCACAGAGGGCGCCACAGACCGGGAAAACTATCAGAAGATCCTGACAAAAGGGCCGGTGGAACTATAA
- a CDS encoding extracellular solute-binding protein, with protein sequence MQKKNREIKMIFTVLAIFFAAFLAVPMVQILMKSLVLDGSAGFTLANYREILGSGDFQKALGNSFLISGCSAVLTTVLAFFLAYTVHYTNVNRGVKNLITKAAVLPMLIPTITYGFAIIYSFGKQGLLTQLFGRQFFDIYGFNGLLMGYVIYTLPISFMLIHNTMGYIDKKFMIVSRLMGDSPFQTFRMTILRPLLGTLATSFIQTFFLCFTDFGIPASVGGSFEVVASVLYTEMLGSVPNFGNGAVVALIMLVPSIVSITVLTILERYNVRYNRISQIELKKGKVRDWVCGLGSGVILAAVLSVFLVIFVVPFVDEWPYRMEFTLEHVNAVFSDYTLSSVYTNSLMVAFATALIGTLMSYGAALITARSTVHSRIKGVIESIALVTNTIPGMVIGLAYLFCFSGTSLQNTFAILIICNMVHFFSTPYLMMKNSLSKMNASWETTAMLMGDNWAKTILRVVTPNAMTTLIEVFSYYFVNAMVTVSAVIFLAGTRTMVITTKIKELQYFNKYNEIFILSLLILFTNMIAKLVFQKLAQRSQRKENLVDMKKIRKMGLKRVAAVALAAVTGMTALGMTGCGGGAAAEDQVIIYSNADDEAVEAMKHTLDDNGYEGQYVFQTFGTSELGGKLLAEGTDIEADMVTMSTFYVDSAQEQNNMFKDLDFEVNTMDEYPSYCAPITAQEGTIIVNTEMMEENNLPMPTSLKDLADPEYEGFISVTDIASSSTAWLLIQGLISEYGEDGAKEVLTGIYANVGDHIEDSGSAPLKKVRAGEVAIGFGLRQQAVADKADGPPIDYVDPAEGNFSLTESVAVIDKGEESKDLAMEMAQCIIENGREELQSYYPLALYEGESTDSENMSANPKVFSEPLTVDLLEKHQELSESCK encoded by the coding sequence ATGCAGAAGAAAAACAGAGAGATTAAGATGATTTTTACTGTGCTGGCAATCTTCTTCGCGGCCTTCCTGGCAGTGCCCATGGTGCAGATCCTGATGAAATCCCTGGTGCTGGACGGATCGGCGGGCTTCACCCTGGCCAACTACCGGGAGATCCTGGGAAGCGGGGATTTCCAGAAGGCGCTGGGAAATAGTTTCCTGATCTCTGGGTGCAGCGCGGTGCTGACCACGGTACTGGCCTTTTTCCTTGCCTACACGGTTCACTATACCAATGTGAATCGGGGAGTGAAAAATCTGATCACAAAGGCGGCGGTACTGCCTATGCTGATCCCCACCATCACTTATGGGTTTGCCATCATCTATTCCTTTGGCAAGCAGGGGCTTCTCACCCAGCTCTTTGGGAGACAGTTTTTTGACATTTACGGATTCAATGGATTGCTGATGGGCTACGTGATCTATACCCTGCCCATTTCCTTCATGCTGATCCACAACACCATGGGGTACATCGATAAGAAATTTATGATCGTGTCCCGGCTGATGGGGGACTCCCCCTTCCAGACCTTCCGTATGACCATCCTGCGGCCGCTTCTGGGAACCCTGGCCACTTCCTTTATCCAGACCTTCTTCCTGTGCTTTACCGACTTCGGGATCCCGGCGTCGGTGGGCGGAAGCTTTGAGGTGGTGGCAAGCGTCCTCTATACGGAAATGCTGGGAAGCGTGCCTAACTTTGGAAACGGCGCGGTGGTGGCGCTGATCATGCTGGTCCCGTCCATTGTCAGTATCACGGTGCTGACCATTCTGGAGCGGTACAACGTGCGCTACAACCGGATCTCCCAGATCGAGCTGAAGAAGGGAAAGGTGCGGGACTGGGTGTGCGGCCTGGGAAGCGGCGTTATCCTGGCAGCGGTGCTGTCTGTATTCCTGGTGATCTTCGTGGTGCCCTTTGTGGATGAATGGCCCTACCGGATGGAATTTACGCTGGAGCATGTAAATGCGGTCTTCTCGGATTACACGCTGTCCAGCGTATACACCAACTCGCTGATGGTGGCCTTTGCCACTGCGCTGATCGGCACCCTGATGTCCTACGGGGCGGCGCTTATCACCGCCAGGAGCACGGTCCATTCCCGGATAAAAGGGGTGATCGAGAGCATTGCCCTTGTGACCAACACCATCCCGGGCATGGTCATCGGTCTGGCATACCTGTTCTGCTTCTCCGGGACTTCCCTGCAGAACACCTTTGCCATCCTGATCATCTGTAATATGGTGCATTTCTTCTCGACACCGTACCTGATGATGAAGAACTCCCTGTCCAAGATGAACGCGTCCTGGGAGACCACGGCCATGCTTATGGGAGACAACTGGGCCAAGACCATCCTGCGGGTGGTGACGCCAAACGCCATGACCACTCTGATCGAGGTGTTCAGCTACTACTTTGTCAACGCCATGGTGACGGTAAGCGCCGTGATCTTCCTGGCAGGCACCAGGACCATGGTGATCACCACCAAGATCAAGGAGTTGCAGTACTTTAACAAATATAACGAGATCTTTATCTTATCTTTGCTGATCCTGTTTACCAACATGATCGCGAAACTGGTATTTCAGAAACTGGCGCAGAGAAGCCAAAGAAAGGAGAATTTAGTAGATATGAAGAAAATAAGAAAAATGGGATTAAAACGAGTTGCAGCAGTTGCCCTTGCGGCGGTAACAGGTATGACGGCCCTTGGAATGACGGGCTGCGGGGGCGGAGCGGCCGCCGAGGACCAGGTGATCATCTATTCCAACGCGGACGACGAGGCGGTAGAAGCCATGAAGCACACCCTGGATGACAACGGATATGAGGGCCAGTACGTGTTCCAGACCTTCGGCACCTCTGAGCTTGGCGGCAAGCTGCTGGCAGAGGGAACCGATATCGAGGCGGACATGGTGACCATGAGTACCTTCTATGTAGACAGCGCCCAGGAGCAGAACAATATGTTCAAGGACCTGGACTTTGAGGTAAATACCATGGACGAGTATCCGTCCTACTGCGCGCCTATCACGGCCCAGGAGGGAACGATCATCGTCAACACTGAGATGATGGAGGAAAACAACCTGCCTATGCCCACATCCCTGAAGGATCTGGCTGATCCGGAGTATGAAGGGTTCATCTCTGTGACGGACATTGCTTCTTCCTCCACTGCATGGCTCCTGATCCAGGGACTGATCTCCGAGTATGGGGAGGACGGGGCCAAAGAGGTACTCACCGGTATCTATGCCAATGTGGGAGACCATATTGAGGACTCTGGTTCCGCGCCGCTTAAGAAGGTGCGGGCAGGCGAGGTGGCCATTGGATTCGGTCTTCGCCAGCAGGCGGTAGCCGACAAGGCGGACGGGCCTCCCATCGACTATGTGGATCCGGCGGAAGGCAATTTCAGCCTGACGGAGTCTGTGGCTGTGATCGACAAAGGAGAAGAGAGCAAGGACCTGGCTATGGAGATGGCACAGTGCATTATTGAAAATGGACGGGAAGAGCTGCAGTCCTACTATCCGCTGGCCCTCTATGAGGGAGAATCCACAGATTCCGAAAATATGTCTGCCAATCCGAAGGTGTTCTCCGAGCCGCTGACCGTAGACCTTCTGGAGAAGCATCAGGAGCTGTCCGAATCCTGTAAATAG
- the phnX gene encoding phosphonoacetaldehyde hydrolase has translation MNKLEHPIEAVIFDWAGTTVDFGCFAPVQAFVEVFKEYGIRPTMEEVREPMGMLKIDHIRTMLGMPRIRQCWVEKYGQEPGEAEAQKLFAIFEEKLLGILHLYADPKPGAVEAVNVLKEKGLRIGSTTGYTDKMMAIVAPIAREKGYEPECWFSPDSTGQKGRPYPYMIFRNMETLGIDDVRKVLKVGDTASDIREGKNAGVWSAGVAVGSSEMGLTLEEYQALSPEEKEEKCREMAEKFKAAGADYVFDTLEDLVEALG, from the coding sequence ATGAATAAACTGGAACATCCCATTGAAGCGGTGATCTTTGACTGGGCCGGGACAACGGTGGATTTTGGCTGCTTCGCGCCGGTCCAGGCATTTGTGGAAGTATTTAAGGAATATGGAATCCGGCCTACCATGGAAGAGGTGCGGGAACCCATGGGAATGCTGAAGATCGACCACATCCGTACCATGCTTGGCATGCCCCGCATCCGCCAGTGCTGGGTGGAAAAGTACGGACAGGAGCCGGGAGAAGCGGAGGCTCAGAAGCTGTTTGCCATCTTCGAAGAGAAACTGCTTGGTATCCTGCACCTGTACGCAGATCCCAAGCCAGGCGCGGTGGAAGCGGTAAATGTATTGAAAGAAAAAGGGCTGCGGATCGGTTCCACCACCGGATACACCGACAAGATGATGGCAATCGTCGCGCCCATTGCCAGAGAGAAAGGCTACGAGCCGGAATGCTGGTTCAGTCCGGATTCCACCGGGCAGAAAGGGCGTCCCTATCCCTACATGATCTTCCGTAACATGGAGACCCTGGGGATCGATGATGTGCGCAAAGTGCTGAAAGTAGGGGATACCGCTTCTGATATCCGGGAGGGAAAGAACGCCGGCGTCTGGTCTGCAGGCGTGGCTGTAGGGAGTTCTGAGATGGGGCTGACCCTGGAAGAATATCAGGCGCTTTCCCCGGAAGAGAAAGAAGAAAAATGCAGGGAGATGGCTGAAAAATTCAAGGCCGCCGGGGCAGACTATGTGTTTGA
- the phnW gene encoding 2-aminoethylphosphonate--pyruvate transaminase — protein MKNYKLLTPGPLTTTDTVKKEMLFDHCTWDDDYKQITQEIRRGLLTLAQVSEEEYTVVLMQGSGTFGVESVLTSIPGETDKVLICANGAYGDRMEDMVKHAGISYAIYREPSNQIPNPAKVKTILAEDPAITHVAMVHSETTSGILNDIQAVGRVVKEAGKVFIVDAMSSFAGVEIPVGDWGIDFLVSSANKCIQGVPGFSFVIARKELLIASAGNARSLSLDLYDQWKTMDVDGKWRFTSPTHVVLAFAQAMKELEEEGGIAARSRRYYENNHLLIRRLEELGIHSYVDKAYQGPIITTFFYPENCHFTFAQMYQYIKERGYAIYPGKLTEGETFRIGNIGEIYREDIEKVCDIIKEFLEEYNHE, from the coding sequence ATGAAAAACTATAAACTGCTGACGCCGGGGCCGCTGACCACCACGGACACAGTAAAAAAAGAAATGTTGTTTGACCACTGTACCTGGGATGATGATTACAAACAGATCACCCAGGAGATCCGCCGGGGGCTCCTTACGCTAGCCCAGGTGTCGGAAGAAGAATATACGGTGGTCCTGATGCAGGGAAGCGGGACCTTTGGAGTGGAGTCTGTGCTCACCAGTATCCCGGGAGAGACGGATAAGGTGTTGATCTGCGCCAACGGAGCCTACGGGGATCGGATGGAGGATATGGTAAAGCACGCCGGGATCTCCTACGCCATTTACCGGGAGCCCAGCAACCAGATCCCGAATCCGGCGAAAGTGAAAACCATCCTTGCGGAAGATCCGGCCATCACCCATGTGGCTATGGTGCACAGCGAGACCACGTCCGGAATCCTCAATGATATCCAGGCTGTGGGCCGGGTAGTGAAAGAGGCGGGAAAGGTCTTTATTGTGGACGCCATGAGCAGCTTTGCCGGGGTGGAGATCCCGGTGGGCGACTGGGGCATTGATTTCCTGGTGAGCAGCGCCAACAAGTGTATCCAGGGAGTTCCCGGGTTCAGCTTTGTCATCGCCAGGAAGGAGCTTCTCATCGCCAGCGCGGGAAATGCGAGAAGCCTGTCCCTGGATCTCTACGATCAGTGGAAGACCATGGACGTAGACGGGAAATGGCGCTTTACCTCTCCTACCCATGTGGTCCTGGCCTTTGCCCAGGCTATGAAGGAGCTGGAAGAAGAGGGTGGCATTGCGGCAAGAAGCAGGCGTTACTATGAGAACAACCATCTGCTGATCCGGCGGCTGGAAGAACTGGGGATTCATTCTTACGTGGACAAGGCATATCAGGGTCCCATCATCACCACCTTCTTCTATCCGGAGAACTGCCATTTTACATTTGCCCAGATGTACCAGTATATCAAGGAGAGAGGCTACGCCATCTATCCGGGCAAGCTGACAGAAGGAGAGACCTTCCGGATTGGAAATATCGGAGAGATCTACCGGGAGGACATTGAGAAGGTGTGCGATATTATCAAAGAATTTCTGGAGGAATACAATCATGAATAA
- a CDS encoding ABC transporter ATP-binding protein: MLELKNVKKSFDGTPVLKDISLAIADGEIVSILGPSGCGKTTLLNLILGILDADEGQILFNGEDMTRVPMEKRGFNIVFQDYALFPNLNVRQNITYGLRNNPTISSREEVEDLIHLLGLEEHLNKRIGQLSGGQKQRVALARTMVMKPRILLLDEPLSALDGVIKESIKDRIKTIAKEYHLTTIIVTHDPEEALTLSDRVMIINEGEIAQFGKPEEIINTPGDNFVRKFILNQLEIKKNNIYTLFASHFQQQVQVS, translated from the coding sequence ATGTTAGAGTTGAAAAATGTGAAGAAAAGTTTTGACGGGACGCCGGTGCTAAAAGATATCAGCCTTGCCATCGCAGACGGCGAGATCGTCTCGATCCTTGGTCCTTCCGGCTGCGGGAAGACCACCCTTCTGAATCTGATCCTGGGGATCCTGGATGCGGACGAGGGGCAGATCCTTTTTAATGGAGAGGACATGACCCGGGTGCCCATGGAGAAGCGGGGATTTAATATTGTATTTCAGGATTACGCCCTGTTCCCCAATCTGAATGTGCGGCAGAACATCACCTACGGGCTGCGGAACAACCCCACAATCTCTTCCAGAGAAGAGGTGGAAGACCTGATCCACCTGCTGGGGCTGGAGGAGCATCTGAATAAGCGGATCGGCCAGCTCTCCGGCGGGCAGAAGCAGAGGGTGGCGCTGGCAAGGACCATGGTGATGAAGCCCAGGATCCTGCTCCTGGACGAGCCTTTAAGCGCCCTGGACGGGGTGATCAAAGAGTCCATTAAAGACCGGATCAAGACCATCGCCAAGGAGTATCACCTGACCACCATCATCGTGACCCACGATCCGGAGGAGGCCCTGACCCTCTCTGACCGGGTGATGATCATCAATGAAGGCGAGATCGCCCAGTTTGGGAAGCCGGAGGAGATCATCAACACACCGGGCGACAATTTTGTCCGGAAATTCATTCTGAACCAGCTGGAGATCAAGAAGAACAACATTTACACCCTGTTCGCCTCTCATTTTCAGCAGCAGGTCCAGGTGTCATAG
- a CDS encoding MurR/RpiR family transcriptional regulator, with the protein MADTIVHRIRTGYGDMRKSEQRAADYILGHLEETRELPLDQLAKRARVSQPTVLRMVRALGFGGYRDFRYQLVSELARNLSEGDLTTRPLYGYTLRPGERLEHIPGNMVAMAERMLEETLKNFSIRTYKEIVEVLRGARLIDIYSVENSEVTAQDFLAKLLYLGFSCRHFSDHYYQRISAGSLTDQDVAVGISYSGSSRDTVDVMRTAKKAGATTIVLTNFKDSPISRYADYLICTSQEQLFYGDSIFSRTSQLLIVDMIYMGIIASDYDRYAKRLDSCEKVVREKAYPERKR; encoded by the coding sequence ATGGCGGATACGATTGTTCACCGGATCCGGACGGGATACGGGGATATGCGAAAGTCAGAGCAAAGGGCGGCGGATTATATCCTGGGTCATCTGGAGGAAACAAGGGAATTGCCGCTGGATCAGCTGGCGAAGCGGGCCAGGGTGAGCCAGCCTACGGTGCTGCGGATGGTGCGTGCGCTGGGGTTTGGAGGATACCGGGACTTCCGGTACCAGCTGGTGTCGGAACTGGCGAGGAACTTATCGGAGGGGGATCTTACGACCAGGCCCCTGTACGGGTATACCCTGCGCCCGGGGGAACGGCTGGAGCATATCCCTGGAAATATGGTGGCCATGGCGGAGCGGATGCTGGAGGAGACGCTGAAGAATTTCTCCATCCGCACGTATAAGGAGATCGTGGAAGTCCTCCGGGGCGCCCGGCTGATCGATATCTACAGTGTGGAGAACTCGGAGGTGACGGCCCAGGATTTCCTGGCGAAGCTTCTGTATCTGGGATTTTCCTGCCGCCATTTCAGCGATCACTATTACCAGCGGATCAGTGCCGGGAGCCTGACAGATCAGGATGTGGCGGTGGGGATCTCTTATTCCGGCTCTTCCCGGGATACAGTGGACGTAATGCGCACAGCGAAGAAGGCGGGAGCCACCACCATTGTGCTGACGAATTTTAAGGATTCTCCCATCAGCCGGTATGCGGATTATCTGATCTGTACCAGCCAGGAGCAGTTGTTCTACGGGGATTCTATTTTCTCCCGGACCAGCCAGCTCCTGATCGTGGACATGATCTATATGGGGATCATCGCCTCAGATTACGACCGCTATGCGAAGCGTCTGGATTCCTGCGAGAAGGTGGTCCGGGAGAAAGCGTACCCGGAGCGAAAACGGTAG